One Danio rerio strain Tuebingen ecotype United States chromosome 9, GRCz12tu, whole genome shotgun sequence genomic region harbors:
- the cpap gene encoding centrosomal P4.1-associated protein: MMSSPAGLQQGQINFISHWVPDSTRAGVILHGSPGDASSGSVRSSGSLVVQDPDDSFISQFAPLPISRSSSCASVDMCSLGGGSKTPGETQLSDASLNSEMQSIQDILRNTRDLPLIAKLEQLKQMQYRMQEQLKAHQQEQLLRQQREPQRLLAIPQNTAETTVCNREPSVVALNTEHDSHYEFEESLQSTTEDQTMYRKESDSEPQDRPIKSGFGGRTFEEILEEQLKMENQKLTNENPPAKSVKVKRPFLKRGEGLARFTRGKATVPSNRKSPPNPKPSSGQNPKKSQVLDMKSKRNSINKSEGSKSTHPMIQRKTAVLNKENFPQNKTTGPVTKMTLQPHVLVAHQGQNMGSISAQILPKPDPLSNMKINNATPTDCNKERECNRIKDNASVAENSFEVWFTERREHWEQDHKRERAELGEFELLERAADEISFSSNSSFISTLLQRDRRRLSSTPIKSTGQSTLPSQALGPTAAPGLMLGHRAPAPPINTAIQKDIVSIELKELCHEETDEKFDDSSCSNSELEPLSNISNPPINHFQVPITLPYDKRTYQDRDGASSPEGDDRNSSHNEDSTLKDSRTQLEFDDDDTWNDPEDESSCPVEESPSERMLKRKVAFSKGVKPVGGSPKAGANRNEAPSTSQLVAKLFPALKPKPSPVMMPEPQNKPSEEGAAQSRLLRERLVELETEIERFKSENAALARLKQENQDIRENLKKDKADFEKKRIEETAKWEEYKSEEYKKMQREKKLFEKHAATVRARPDKQERDEIQALKQQLNMMQEDLRKREARWSNTQKRLRQQVESLSSENTSLRDQVRTLEKLRLSAWKSAEKEKEKGRSSTSSSRTSTGSKPTDSKSPSHSSKGNSSRKGSPETQISLTDSAFFPEVKETQSFKSELSPLVNQSSGVLVMNERSQDAPLNNSFPKLTITGQTNEKQEEIMQSDSKIEKMLPDGGRLVVFPNGTRKELSADGQTVKVMFFNGDVKHTMPDQRVIYYYAEAQTTHITYPDGMEVLQFPNNQTEKHFPDGRKEITFPDQTVKTLHPDGREESVLTDGTIIQLNPDGSKVIQFNTGQREIHTADFKRREYPDGTVKTVYSDGRQETQYPTGRVRLKDPQGKVIMDTKA; encoded by the exons ATGATGTCATCACCAGCTGGACTCCAGCAGGGGCAGATTAACTTCATCTCCCACTGGGTGCCGGACAGCACCCGTGCTGGTGTGATACTGCATGGCTCACCTGGAGATGCTAGTTCTGGATCAGTTCGGAGCAGTGGCAGTCTGGTGGTTCAGGATCCAGATGACTCCTTCATTTCTCAGTTTGCCCCACTGCCCATCTCCAGGAGCAGCAGCTGTGCCAGTGTGGACATGTGCAGTCTGGGTGGAGGCAGCAAAACTCCTGGGGAAACTCAACTGTCTGATGCTTCTTTGAACAGTGAGATGCAAAGTATACAAGACATTTTAAGAAACACACGAGACCTCCCATTAATAGCCAAGCTTGAACAG CTGAAGCAAATGCAATATCGCATGCAGGAGCAGCTCAAAGCCCACCAGCAAGAACAGTTGCTAAGACAACAACGTGAACCACAAAGGCTTCTGGCAATACCACAGAATACTGCAG AGACCACTGTGTGTAACCGTGAACCAAGTGTGGTGGCGTTGAACACCGAACATGACAGTCATTATGAATTTGAAGAATCTCTTCAGTCCACAACTGAAGATCAAACTATGTACAGAAAAGAGTCTGACTCAGAGCCACAGGACAG ACCCATTAAATCAGGCTTTGGTGGGAGAACATTTGAGGAAATACTGGAAGAACAGCTGAAGATGGAAAACCAGAAATTGACAAACGAG AATCCACCAGCTAAAAGTGTAAAGGTAAAGAGACCCTTTCTTAAACGTGGAGAAGGTCTGGCCAGATTTACCAGGGGAAAAGCCACTGTACCATCAAACAGAAAAAGTCCACCTAACCCCAAGCCCTCATCAGGCCAAAATCCAAAAAAATCTCAAGTCCTGGACATGAAGTCGAAGAGGAACTCCATAAACAAATCAGAAGGCTCAAAATCCACACATCCAATGATCCAACGCAAGACAGCTGTGCTAAATAAAGAGAACTTTCCTCAGAACAAAACCACAGGACCAGTCACCAAGATGACCCTTCAACCTCATGTTCTTGTTGCACATCAGGGTCAAAATATGGGCTCCATCTCAGCTCAGATCCTCCCAAAACCTGACCCTTTGTCCAACATGAAGATTAACAATGCCACTCCAACAGACTGCAATAAGGAGAGAGAATGTAATCGTATAAAGGATAATGCTAGTGTTGCAGAAAATTCCTTTGAAGTGTGGTTCACAGAGCGAAGGGAGCATTGGGAGCAAGATCACAAGCGTGAGCGTGCCGAACTCGGAGAGTTTGAGCTACTAGAACGAGCAGCAGATGAAATCTCATTCTCCAGCAACTCATCCTTTATCAGCACTCTGCTTCAGAGAGACCGCAGGCGTCTCTCCTCAACACCTATTAAATCCACTGGTCAATCTACACTACCTAGTCAAGCTCTAGGTCCCACTGCAGCTCCTGGTCTCATGTTGGGTCATAGAGCACCAGCGCCTCCTATAAACACTGCAATACAGAAAGATATTGTTAGCATAGAGCTGAAAGAACTTTGTCATGAGGAAACTGATGAGAAGTTTGACGACTCATCGTGCAGTAACTCTGAGCTGGAACCTCTTTCCAACATTTCCAATCCACCCATAAACCACTTTCAAGTGCCCATCACTCTTCCTTATGATAAACGCACCTACCAAGATAGAGATGGTGCCAGCAGTCCAGAGGGGGATGATAGGAATTCAAGTCATAATGAAGACTCTACTCTCAAAGACTCCAGAACCCAGTTAGAGTTTGATGACGATGATACCTGGAATGATCCTGAAGATGAGTCCTCCTGTCCAGTAGAGGAATCTCCATCAGAGAGGATGCTGAAAAGGAAGGTTGCCTTCTCTAAGGGGGTGAAACCAGTAGGAGGGAGCCCAAAGGCAGGTGCAAATCGAAATGAAGCTCCATCAACAAGCCAGTTGGTAGCAAAGCTGTTTCCAGCGCTGAAGCCCAAACCTTCTCCAGTAATGATGCCAGAACCACAGAACAAGCCCAGTGAGGAAGGAGCAG CTCAGTCAAGACTTCTTCGTGAGCGTTTGGTGGAGCTGGAAACAGAGATCGAAAGATTCAAATCTGAGAATGCAGCCCTGGCCAGGCTAAAGCAAGAGAACCAGGATATCAGAGAAAATCTTAA AAAAGACAAGGCTGACTTTGAAAAGAAGAGGATAGAGGAAACTGCTAAGTGGGAGGAGTATAAAAGTGAGGAATACAAGAAAATGCAGCGTGAAAAGAAGCTTTTTGAAAAGCATGCAGCAACTGTGAGAGCAAGACCTGACAAACAAGAACGAGATGAGATCCAG GCTCTAAAGCAGCAGTTGAACATGATGCAGGAGGATTTGCGCAAACGAGAGGCTCGCTGGAGCAACACACAGAAGCGTCTCCGGCAGCAGGTGGAGAGTCTGAGTTCAGAAAACACATCCCTTAGAGACCAAGTGCGGACACTGGAGAAACTGCGGCTCAGTGCCTGGAAGAGTGCTGAGAAAGAGAAGGAAAAAGGACGGTCCTCTACATCTAGCAGTAGAACCAGTACTGGATCCAAACCTACAGATTCCAAG AGTCCATCTCACAGTTCAAAAGGCAACAGCAGCAGAAAAGGAAGTCCAGAAACACAGATCTCTCTCACAGACTCTG CTTTTTTTCCTGAAGTCAAAGAAACGCAGAGCTTTAAATCAGAGCTCAGCCCATTGGTAAACCAGAGTTCGGGTGTACTGGTTATGAACGAGAGGAGCCAAGATGCTCCACTGAATAACTCTTTCCCTAAATTGACCATAACTGGACAGACAAATGAGAAACAGGAAGAAATCATGCAGTCAGACAGCAAG ATTGAGAAGATGCTTCCAGATGGCGGCCGACTTGTTGTCTTTCCAAATGGCACCAGGAAAGAACTTTCTGCTGATGGCCAGACTGTAAAAGTTATGTTTTTCAATGGAGATGTGAAACACACAATGCCTGATCAAAGAGTG ATTTATTACTATGCAGAGGCTCAGACCACACACATCACTTATCCTGATGGCATGGAGGTGCTTCAGTTTCCTAACAATCAAACAG AGAAACACTTCCCAGATGGTCGTAAGGAAATCACTTTCCCTGATCAGACGGTCAAGACTCTTCACCCTGATGGAAGAGAGGAAAGTGTGCTCACAGATGGAACAATAATACAGCTGAATCC AGATGGTAGTAAGGTGATCCAGTTTAACACAGGTCAGAGAGAGATCCACACTGCAGATTTTAAAAGACGGGAATATCCTGATGGTACGGTTAAAACGGTTTATTCAGATGGACGTCAAGAGACGCAGTACCCAACAGGACGGGTGCGACTAAAAGATCCACAGGGAAAAGTCATTATGGACACTAAAGCTTGA